A part of Microbacterium terregens genomic DNA contains:
- a CDS encoding ATP-binding protein: MGRGKLRVLLGAAPGVGKTYEMLEEGRRLAAEGRDVVIGVVETHGRTATAAQAVGLPVIPRRPIAHRGVVLDEMDLDALLDRRPALALVDELAHTNAPGSRHPKRWQDVQELLEAGIDVITTVNVQHIESLNDVVEGITGVTQRETVPDSVVRGAEQIEVVDLAPQSLRDRLAAGVVYPAERIDAALSNYFRLGNLTALRELALLWLADEVDSALKSYRAEHGITGAWQARERVVVALTGGPEGETLLRRGARIAARSAGGELLAVHVSSQDGLRDNAPGALAAQRALADSLGGSYHQVVGDDVAHALVEFARSVNASQLVIGVSRRGRLAAAVTGPGIGATVIRESGDIDVHIVTHAAAGGRFHLPRMAGPALSAKRRILGIVLALAGGPLLSWLLFTTSSDDAITTNVLAYQLLIVVVALVGGVWPAIFAAVLSALTLDYLFIDPLFAIEIADPTHALSLVLYVVIAILVSVVVDQAARRARAAQRASAESELLATVAGSVLRGQGAVPALVARTREAFGLSGVRLVAADGTVLAADGEPVRDGRAVSLPVGAGTPPRATLELHGGDLDTSERRLLDVIVTQLAAALEHGDLAETAREAGALAETDQVRSALLSAVSHDLRRPLSAAVAALGGLRAADGRLSDEDRRELLATADESLTTLTVLVTDLLDVSRVEAGVLAVALRPVDAAGIVLAAVDELRLGSDDVELALDSDLPEISADPVLLQRILVNVLTNARRYSPDHARVRIGTSQLGGTAEIRVVDHGPGISPERRDEIFAPFQRLGDTDNTTGLGLGLALAKGFTEGMGGTLTAEDTPGGGLTMVIALPIAAPIRARAAAPDSGEASR; this comes from the coding sequence ATGGGGCGCGGAAAACTCAGGGTGCTGCTGGGCGCCGCTCCCGGCGTGGGCAAGACCTACGAGATGCTCGAGGAAGGACGCCGACTCGCCGCCGAAGGGCGCGATGTCGTCATCGGCGTTGTGGAAACGCACGGGCGCACGGCGACCGCCGCACAAGCGGTGGGACTGCCGGTCATCCCGCGGCGGCCCATCGCGCACCGCGGCGTCGTCCTGGACGAGATGGACCTGGACGCCCTCCTGGACCGGCGCCCGGCCCTCGCCCTCGTCGACGAGCTCGCGCACACCAACGCGCCGGGTTCCCGGCATCCGAAACGGTGGCAAGACGTGCAAGAGCTGCTGGAAGCGGGCATCGATGTGATCACCACCGTCAACGTGCAACACATCGAGTCCCTCAATGACGTCGTCGAGGGGATCACGGGCGTCACCCAACGCGAGACGGTGCCGGATTCAGTCGTCCGCGGCGCTGAGCAGATCGAGGTTGTGGACCTGGCCCCGCAGTCACTGCGCGATCGGCTCGCCGCAGGAGTGGTCTACCCGGCCGAACGCATCGACGCGGCGCTGTCGAACTACTTCCGTCTGGGGAACCTCACAGCCCTCCGTGAGCTCGCGCTGCTGTGGCTCGCCGACGAGGTGGACTCGGCGCTGAAGTCCTACCGGGCTGAGCACGGCATCACCGGCGCCTGGCAAGCCAGGGAACGGGTCGTGGTCGCCCTCACCGGCGGACCCGAAGGAGAAACCCTTCTCCGCCGGGGCGCCCGTATCGCCGCCCGCTCCGCGGGAGGCGAGCTCCTCGCGGTGCATGTGTCCAGCCAGGACGGGCTCCGCGACAACGCCCCCGGCGCGCTGGCTGCTCAGCGCGCGCTGGCGGACTCCCTCGGCGGCAGCTACCACCAGGTCGTCGGTGACGACGTCGCACACGCCCTGGTGGAGTTCGCCCGGTCGGTGAACGCGTCACAGCTGGTCATCGGCGTCAGCCGGCGTGGGCGGCTGGCCGCCGCCGTCACCGGGCCGGGGATCGGCGCGACGGTCATCCGCGAATCCGGTGACATCGACGTCCACATCGTCACCCACGCCGCCGCCGGCGGACGCTTCCACCTGCCGCGCATGGCGGGCCCCGCGCTGAGCGCGAAGCGACGCATCCTCGGGATCGTGCTTGCCCTGGCCGGTGGCCCGCTGCTGTCCTGGCTGTTGTTCACAACCAGCAGCGACGATGCGATCACCACCAACGTTCTTGCCTATCAGCTCCTCATCGTGGTCGTCGCCCTCGTCGGCGGCGTCTGGCCGGCGATATTCGCCGCCGTCCTGTCCGCGCTGACCCTTGACTACCTCTTCATCGACCCGCTGTTCGCGATCGAGATCGCAGACCCCACCCATGCGCTGTCTCTCGTGTTGTACGTCGTGATTGCGATCCTGGTCAGCGTCGTCGTCGACCAAGCAGCCCGACGCGCGCGCGCCGCACAGCGTGCCTCGGCGGAGTCGGAACTGCTCGCAACCGTCGCCGGCAGCGTCCTGCGTGGGCAGGGCGCCGTGCCCGCGCTGGTCGCTCGAACTCGAGAAGCCTTCGGTCTGTCCGGGGTTCGGCTGGTCGCCGCCGACGGGACGGTGCTCGCCGCGGATGGTGAGCCCGTGCGCGACGGGCGTGCCGTCAGCCTCCCCGTCGGTGCGGGCACTCCGCCCCGTGCGACCCTGGAGCTGCACGGCGGGGACCTCGACACGTCAGAACGTCGCCTGCTCGATGTCATCGTCACCCAGTTGGCTGCCGCCCTCGAGCACGGCGACCTCGCCGAGACAGCGCGGGAAGCGGGCGCTCTCGCAGAAACCGACCAGGTGCGCAGCGCCCTGCTCTCCGCGGTCAGCCATGACCTGCGGCGACCCCTGTCCGCCGCCGTCGCGGCGCTCGGTGGGCTGCGCGCCGCGGACGGGCGGCTCTCAGACGAGGATCGTCGGGAGCTTCTCGCCACCGCCGATGAGAGCCTCACCACGCTGACGGTTCTGGTGACGGACCTGCTCGATGTCAGCCGCGTTGAAGCCGGGGTTCTTGCGGTCGCGCTTCGCCCGGTGGATGCCGCTGGAATCGTCCTGGCCGCTGTCGACGAACTGCGGTTGGGCTCCGACGACGTGGAGCTTGCGCTGGACTCTGATCTCCCTGAGATCAGCGCAGACCCGGTGCTGCTGCAGCGGATCTTGGTCAACGTTCTGACTAACGCGCGGCGCTATTCGCCCGATCACGCGCGCGTTCGAATCGGAACCAGCCAGTTGGGCGGTACCGCCGAAATCCGAGTCGTCGATCATGGACCCGGTATCTCTCCCGAACGCCGCGACGAGATCTTCGCTCCCTTTCAGCGGTTGGGAGATACCGATAACACGACCGGGCTAGGGCTCGGCCTGGCGCTGGCGAAGGGGTTCACCGAAGGGATGGGCGGCACACTCACCGCCGAAGACACCCCGGGCGGGGGGCTCACCATGGTCATCGCTCTACCGATCGCCGCGCCGATCCGCGCACGCGCCGCGGCCCCCGACTCCGGAGAAGCAAGCCGATGA
- a CDS encoding GOLPH3/VPS74 family protein gives MTQQPEARLVGGQATTPGEARNVDNPTLAEDLLLLLFQPDSGTIVGENTLFYVLAGAVLADVALEERVTTTTTWSGTMNVQAVEGREPADEILRSAWNYVSGKPRGVQDVLAAIGPTLREPLLERLIARGDIREVSRKVLGLFHTTALVDGGNGRRAGLLSGIRAALVDRTEPTPRVAALAALVWASGALPQFHRDIPWNSAVITRVQELERGVWGAGAATEAVSRTVNAIIVGIVTVAATLGARNP, from the coding sequence ATGACGCAGCAGCCGGAAGCACGCCTCGTCGGAGGTCAGGCCACGACACCCGGCGAGGCGCGGAACGTCGACAACCCGACGCTTGCGGAAGATCTCCTTCTTCTGCTGTTCCAGCCCGACTCCGGCACGATCGTCGGCGAGAACACGCTCTTCTACGTCCTCGCCGGGGCCGTACTCGCAGACGTCGCGCTGGAGGAGCGTGTGACGACCACGACGACCTGGAGCGGGACGATGAATGTGCAAGCCGTCGAAGGGCGGGAGCCCGCGGACGAGATCCTCCGCTCCGCATGGAACTACGTCTCCGGCAAGCCTCGCGGCGTTCAAGACGTCCTCGCCGCGATCGGACCGACGCTTCGCGAGCCTCTGCTGGAACGACTCATCGCACGCGGCGACATCCGCGAGGTGAGCCGCAAGGTGCTCGGTCTGTTTCACACGACAGCGCTCGTGGACGGCGGAAACGGGCGCCGGGCCGGCCTTCTGAGTGGCATCCGTGCCGCACTCGTCGACCGGACAGAACCGACGCCACGCGTCGCTGCGTTGGCAGCACTGGTGTGGGCGAGCGGCGCACTCCCCCAGTTCCATCGGGACATTCCCTGGAACTCCGCCGTCATCACGCGCGTCCAGGAACTCGAGCGTGGAGTCTGGGGCGCGGGGGCCGCGACCGAAGCCGTCTCGCGCACCGTGAACGCGATCATCGTCGGCATCGTCACCGTCGCGGCGACCCTGGGCGCCCGGAACCCCTGA
- a CDS encoding amino acid transporter, with amino-acid sequence MSESSLERVPPEVPSGGVARARRWLLEGLVDSQGRHQGPHARTTGRTHSWWQVMCLTGVDYFSTLGYQPAIAALAAGLLSPLATIVLVLLTLFGALPVYRRVARESSDGSGSIAMLEHLLPWWAGKVFVLVLLGFAATDFMITITLSAADATAHAVENPFAPEWFQGNQVGITLFLVTLLALVFLKGFREAIGIAVVLVAVFLALNLVVILVSVAHVAENPLVVTDWWAALNVQNGSPWLMIGIALLVFPKLALGLSGFETGVAVMPQIKGDQTDTADKPTGRIMGAGRLLTTAAIIMSTFLISSSFVTTLLIPQEEFQPGGSANGRALAYLAHEYLGNGFGTVYDISTICILWFAGASAMAGLLNLVPRYLPRYGMAPQWARAVRPLVLVFTAIAFLITIVFDADVDAQGGAYATGVLVLITSASVAVTLSARRRMQRAATVGFGVVALVFVYTTVVNIIQRPDGIRIATMFIVGILVISAVSRIGRSFEIRATTVTFDRTALAFIEDDAESGEIRIVANEPDDGSPEEYSSKDAAERRYSHIPIDSRIIFLEVHPTDSSEFEEELLVEGVEKHGYRVLTVNSANIPNTLAALLLQIRDQTGVIPGAYFEWTEGNPVSNMLKYLFVGSGEVAPVTREVLREAEPDAKRRPTIHVS; translated from the coding sequence ATGTCTGAATCATCGCTGGAACGCGTGCCACCCGAGGTGCCATCTGGCGGCGTGGCGCGCGCGAGGCGGTGGCTCCTCGAAGGGCTGGTGGACAGTCAGGGCAGGCATCAAGGCCCGCACGCGCGAACGACCGGCAGAACGCACTCATGGTGGCAGGTGATGTGCCTGACTGGAGTGGACTACTTCTCCACCCTCGGCTACCAGCCCGCGATCGCGGCGTTGGCCGCCGGACTCCTCTCACCACTCGCGACGATCGTGCTGGTGCTCCTCACCCTGTTCGGTGCGCTGCCGGTGTACCGAAGGGTGGCTCGGGAGAGTTCTGACGGGTCCGGCTCGATCGCCATGCTGGAACACCTCTTGCCATGGTGGGCGGGAAAGGTGTTCGTACTGGTCCTTCTCGGTTTCGCGGCCACCGACTTCATGATCACCATCACTCTGTCGGCGGCGGACGCGACTGCGCACGCGGTGGAGAACCCGTTCGCACCCGAATGGTTCCAAGGCAACCAGGTGGGCATCACGCTGTTCCTCGTCACCCTGTTGGCGCTCGTCTTCCTCAAAGGATTCCGCGAAGCGATCGGGATCGCGGTGGTCCTGGTCGCCGTGTTTCTGGCCCTGAACCTGGTAGTGATCCTGGTCTCCGTCGCTCATGTGGCCGAGAACCCGCTGGTGGTGACCGACTGGTGGGCGGCGTTGAACGTGCAGAACGGTAGCCCCTGGCTCATGATCGGCATCGCGTTGCTGGTGTTCCCGAAGCTCGCGCTGGGTTTGTCCGGCTTCGAAACGGGAGTCGCCGTGATGCCCCAGATCAAGGGCGACCAGACAGATACAGCGGACAAGCCCACGGGCAGAATCATGGGCGCAGGTCGCCTTCTGACCACGGCCGCAATCATCATGAGCACGTTCTTGATCAGCTCGAGTTTTGTCACGACCCTGCTCATTCCCCAAGAGGAGTTTCAGCCGGGGGGCAGTGCCAACGGTCGCGCGCTGGCGTATCTTGCGCACGAGTATCTCGGAAACGGCTTCGGGACCGTCTACGACATCAGTACGATCTGCATCCTCTGGTTCGCGGGGGCCTCCGCGATGGCGGGGTTGTTGAACCTGGTGCCTCGATATCTGCCCCGGTATGGGATGGCGCCGCAGTGGGCCCGCGCGGTGCGCCCACTAGTCCTGGTGTTCACGGCGATCGCGTTCCTGATCACGATCGTCTTCGACGCAGACGTCGACGCCCAGGGGGGTGCGTACGCGACCGGGGTTCTGGTGCTGATCACCTCCGCGTCTGTCGCGGTAACCCTCTCGGCCCGCCGCCGGATGCAGCGGGCAGCCACCGTCGGATTCGGGGTCGTCGCACTCGTGTTCGTCTACACCACGGTGGTCAACATCATCCAACGGCCGGACGGCATCCGCATCGCTACGATGTTCATCGTCGGCATTCTGGTCATCTCGGCCGTCTCGCGGATCGGTCGCTCATTCGAGATCCGGGCGACAACGGTCACGTTCGACCGAACCGCCCTGGCCTTCATCGAGGACGACGCCGAAAGCGGTGAGATCCGGATCGTCGCAAACGAACCGGATGACGGCAGCCCGGAGGAGTACTCGAGCAAGGACGCGGCCGAGCGGCGCTATTCGCACATCCCGATCGATTCACGAATCATCTTCCTCGAGGTTCACCCGACGGACTCGTCAGAGTTCGAAGAAGAGCTCCTCGTCGAGGGCGTGGAAAAGCACGGCTACCGGGTGCTCACCGTCAACAGCGCAAACATCCCCAACACGCTCGCCGCCCTGCTGTTGCAGATCCGCGATCAGACCGGGGTGATCCCCGGCGCATACTTCGAGTGGACCGAGGGGAACCCGGTCTCCAACATGCTCAAGTATCTGTTCGTCGGCTCCGGCGAGGTCGCTCCTGTGACGCGGGAGGTGCTGCGGGAAGCGGAACCCGATGCGAAGCGACGCCCGACCATCCACGTCAGCTGA
- a CDS encoding response regulator transcription factor gives MKILIADDDPQLVRALRITLTAHGHEVLSAPDGAAAVTLATQTDPELVLLDLGMPRLDGMRVIEALRGWTTAPIVVVSGRTGSADKVRALDAGADDYVTKPFQIDEFLARLRALARRAAAHSTAPAVRFGEVEIDLSTKTVARGGTPVHLTPTEWRMLEFLANNPGSLVTRQTLLKEMWGSEQVSDSGYLRLYMSQLRRKLEADPSHPQYLLTEQGMGYRLIAD, from the coding sequence ATGAAGATCCTGATCGCCGACGACGACCCGCAGCTCGTCCGCGCCCTGCGCATCACCCTCACCGCGCACGGACATGAAGTGCTCAGCGCTCCAGATGGTGCCGCAGCCGTAACCCTGGCCACTCAAACGGACCCCGAGCTTGTGCTCCTCGACCTGGGAATGCCCCGCCTGGACGGGATGCGCGTGATCGAAGCGCTCCGCGGCTGGACCACCGCACCTATCGTCGTCGTGTCCGGACGCACCGGATCGGCGGACAAAGTCCGGGCCCTCGATGCCGGCGCGGACGACTACGTCACCAAGCCGTTCCAGATCGACGAGTTCCTGGCCCGTCTGCGCGCCCTTGCACGGCGGGCCGCGGCCCATTCCACGGCCCCGGCCGTCAGGTTCGGGGAGGTTGAGATCGACCTGTCCACCAAGACGGTCGCCCGCGGAGGCACACCCGTGCATCTCACGCCTACGGAGTGGCGGATGCTCGAATTCCTCGCGAACAACCCCGGCTCGCTGGTAACCCGGCAGACGTTGCTGAAAGAGATGTGGGGGAGCGAGCAGGTGTCAGATTCGGGATACCTGCGTCTGTACATGTCGCAGCTGCGCAGAAAGCTCGAGGCCGACCCCTCACACCCGCAGTACCTGCTGACCGAACAGGGCATGGGGTACCGCCTCATCGCCGACTGA
- the kdpB gene encoding potassium-transporting ATPase subunit KdpB: protein MSTTSLTLTEQQTHRPHRAPQRAFSADQIVEALPAALRKLNPAAQWRNPVMFLVWVGAALTTLIAIAEPFLGGPEDSGGTAVPFGFTWGIAIWLWLTVFFANVAEAVAEGRGKAQAATLRRTRTATLARRVISYDPKRDPSAAGAQIQEVASADLGLGDVVLVEAGQLIPGDGDIVHGIATVDESAITGESAPVVRESGGDRSAVTGGTRVLSDRIVVQITSKPGETFVDRMIALVEGASRQRTPNEIALNILLASLSIVFVAVVLVLNPIASYAASPVSIPVLVALLVCLIPTTIGALLSAIGIAGMDRLVQRNVLAMSGRAVEAAGDVTTLLLDKTGTITYGNRRASAFVPLPDVSAADLIRAASLSSLVDPTPEGTSVVELAAAQGVVAEMPRGAESVPFTAQTRMSGLDLPDGTRVRKGAGSAVMAWLEAEGAAVPTTSREQLISETDAIAESGGTPLVVATLTDGVSTVLGVIHLKDIVKDGLRERFGELRAMGIRTVMITGDNPLTAKAIAAEAGVDDYLAEATPEDKLALIRKEQEGGNLVAMTGDGTNDAPALAQADVGVAMNTGTSAAKEAGNMVDLDSDPTKLIDIVRIGKQLLITRGALTTFSLANDIAKYFAIIPAMFMGIFPGLAALNVMGLSSPASAVTSAIIFNAIVIIVLIPLALRGVKYRAASASKILSRNLLIYGVGGVIAPFIGIKLIDLAVSLIPGF from the coding sequence ATGTCCACCACATCCCTCACCCTCACCGAACAGCAGACACATCGCCCGCATCGCGCTCCGCAACGGGCGTTCAGCGCCGATCAGATCGTCGAAGCGCTGCCTGCGGCGCTGCGCAAACTCAACCCGGCCGCGCAGTGGCGAAACCCCGTCATGTTCTTGGTTTGGGTGGGCGCTGCACTGACCACCCTGATAGCGATCGCTGAACCATTCCTCGGCGGTCCAGAGGATTCCGGCGGCACCGCGGTTCCTTTCGGGTTCACCTGGGGCATTGCTATCTGGTTGTGGCTGACCGTGTTCTTCGCGAACGTCGCCGAAGCGGTTGCGGAAGGTCGCGGCAAGGCGCAGGCGGCCACTCTGCGTAGAACCCGGACAGCAACCCTTGCGCGCCGTGTCATCTCCTACGACCCGAAGCGGGACCCGTCGGCGGCGGGCGCGCAGATCCAGGAGGTGGCGTCGGCCGACCTGGGTTTGGGAGATGTGGTGCTGGTCGAGGCCGGACAGCTGATTCCCGGTGACGGGGACATCGTGCATGGCATCGCGACCGTGGATGAGTCGGCTATCACGGGCGAATCCGCCCCGGTGGTCCGGGAGTCCGGAGGTGACCGCAGCGCCGTCACCGGCGGCACCCGCGTGCTCAGCGACCGCATCGTCGTGCAGATCACGTCCAAGCCGGGCGAGACGTTCGTTGATCGGATGATCGCGCTCGTTGAGGGTGCGTCCCGCCAGCGCACCCCGAACGAGATCGCATTGAACATCCTCCTGGCAAGCCTGTCGATCGTATTCGTCGCCGTGGTTCTCGTGCTGAACCCGATCGCGTCCTACGCGGCATCCCCGGTGTCCATCCCTGTGCTGGTTGCGCTGCTGGTCTGCCTGATCCCGACAACGATCGGCGCGCTGCTCTCAGCGATCGGTATCGCCGGGATGGACCGTCTCGTGCAGCGCAACGTGCTGGCGATGTCAGGTCGTGCGGTTGAAGCCGCCGGCGATGTGACCACGCTGCTGCTCGACAAGACCGGGACGATCACGTACGGCAACCGCCGCGCCTCTGCATTTGTGCCGCTGCCGGATGTCAGCGCAGCGGATCTCATCCGCGCTGCGTCGCTGTCCTCGCTGGTCGACCCGACCCCTGAGGGCACGTCGGTGGTGGAACTCGCGGCGGCTCAGGGTGTTGTGGCGGAGATGCCGCGCGGTGCCGAGTCGGTCCCGTTCACCGCGCAGACCCGGATGAGCGGGCTGGACCTGCCCGATGGCACCCGGGTGCGTAAGGGTGCGGGATCCGCGGTGATGGCATGGCTGGAAGCGGAGGGCGCTGCTGTTCCGACCACGTCTCGCGAGCAACTGATCAGCGAGACCGACGCGATCGCCGAATCCGGAGGCACCCCACTGGTGGTGGCCACTCTTACCGACGGCGTGAGCACCGTACTGGGTGTGATCCACCTGAAGGACATCGTCAAGGACGGGCTGCGGGAACGATTCGGCGAGTTGCGTGCCATGGGCATCCGTACCGTGATGATCACCGGCGACAACCCGCTCACCGCGAAGGCGATCGCCGCCGAGGCGGGTGTGGACGACTATCTTGCCGAGGCCACCCCCGAAGACAAGCTGGCACTCATCCGTAAGGAGCAAGAAGGCGGGAACCTGGTTGCGATGACCGGAGACGGCACCAACGACGCCCCCGCCCTGGCGCAGGCCGATGTCGGGGTGGCGATGAACACCGGGACATCGGCCGCGAAAGAGGCCGGCAACATGGTCGACCTCGACTCAGATCCGACGAAGCTGATTGACATCGTCCGCATTGGAAAGCAACTTCTGATCACCCGAGGGGCGCTCACGACCTTCTCGCTTGCCAACGACATTGCGAAGTACTTCGCGATCATCCCGGCAATGTTCATGGGCATCTTCCCTGGGCTGGCGGCGCTGAACGTGATGGGCCTGTCTTCACCGGCATCCGCGGTGACCAGCGCCATCATCTTCAATGCGATCGTCATCATCGTGCTCATCCCCCTCGCCCTCCGCGGGGTGAAGTACCGCGCGGCGAGCGCCTCGAAGATCCTCAGCCGCAACCTGCTCATATACGGCGTCGGCGGCGTGATCGCTCCGTTCATCGGCATCAAACTCATCGACCTCGCCGTCAGCCTGATCCCGGGCTTCTGA
- the kdpC gene encoding potassium-transporting ATPase subunit KdpC: MSTTRATLRTTGVAVRAMLVFTVVLGVGYMLLVTGIGQLALPFQANGSPIRSSDGGLVGSALIGQSFTDADGAPLPEYFQSRPSAAGDGYDGGASSGSNLGPNNDDLIAAVAARQARISELDGVTLQEIPADAVTASGSGLDPDISPGYALLQVPRIATERGMDEQDVRALVEKHVQSRDLGFLGEERVNVLQLNQALDAVG; encoded by the coding sequence ATGTCCACTACCCGCGCCACCCTGCGCACCACCGGCGTCGCTGTCCGCGCGATGCTCGTCTTCACCGTCGTTCTCGGCGTCGGCTACATGCTGCTGGTCACCGGGATCGGGCAACTCGCCCTTCCGTTCCAGGCAAACGGGTCACCGATCCGCTCCAGCGACGGGGGACTGGTCGGCTCCGCTCTCATCGGTCAGTCATTCACCGACGCCGATGGCGCCCCGCTGCCGGAGTACTTCCAGTCCCGCCCGTCCGCGGCCGGCGATGGGTACGACGGCGGCGCATCCAGCGGCTCCAACCTGGGACCCAACAACGACGACCTGATCGCCGCCGTCGCCGCACGTCAGGCAAGGATCAGTGAACTGGACGGAGTAACGCTGCAGGAGATTCCGGCCGATGCCGTCACCGCGTCGGGGTCCGGGCTCGACCCCGACATCAGCCCCGGATACGCACTCCTGCAAGTGCCGCGCATCGCCACCGAACGCGGCATGGACGAGCAAGACGTTCGTGCCCTGGTCGAGAAGCACGTGCAGTCCCGCGACCTCGGCTTCCTCGGCGAAGAACGAGTGAACGTGCTGCAGCTCAATCAAGCCCTGGACGCCGTCGGTTGA
- a CDS encoding small multidrug efflux protein, giving the protein MNFFHELISTFQDLVAQVPDFVQPLVVMLAGAIPAVEGDVAAVIGIVSGLNPIVAAIAGAMGNFVTVLFTVLLTSRVRTAVVNRTALVGATAGAAESSAFGSDQSAATDEATASVKPESKGRQKGRQRLNKWFVRFGVPGASLLGPLALPTQVTSAILVAGGSPRAWVLLWQAAAIALWTTVASVSAWLALTYVVGV; this is encoded by the coding sequence ATGAACTTCTTTCATGAGCTCATCAGCACCTTCCAGGATCTCGTAGCCCAGGTGCCTGACTTCGTCCAGCCGCTGGTGGTGATGCTCGCCGGAGCGATCCCCGCCGTCGAGGGGGACGTCGCAGCCGTGATCGGCATCGTCAGCGGTCTCAATCCCATCGTCGCGGCGATCGCCGGGGCTATGGGAAACTTCGTCACGGTGCTCTTCACGGTGCTCCTCACGTCGCGGGTACGCACCGCCGTGGTGAACCGCACGGCGCTGGTCGGTGCGACCGCGGGAGCGGCAGAGTCCTCGGCATTCGGAAGCGACCAGAGTGCTGCCACGGACGAGGCGACGGCATCCGTCAAGCCTGAGTCGAAGGGTCGTCAGAAGGGCCGCCAGCGCCTCAACAAGTGGTTCGTCCGCTTCGGCGTTCCCGGCGCGAGTCTCCTCGGCCCGCTGGCGCTCCCGACCCAGGTCACATCCGCGATCCTCGTCGCGGGCGGATCACCACGCGCCTGGGTCCTGCTCTGGCAGGCGGCAGCCATCGCCCTCTGGACGACGGTGGCCAGCGTCTCGGCCTGGCTCGCCCTCACCTACGTCGTGGGAGTCTGA
- a CDS encoding serine hydrolase domain-containing protein, translating to MNENDVGDYLDEEGDGEIDDYIFSLPLHVLAETEAFLPALDGFPQKFPPGERFSYCNGGYVVLALIAERVSGRDFHELVQTEVCDRAGLTGSAFLRSDDLPGDAALGYLDEEGNRTNVLHLPVRGNGDGGMYFTADDLHRFWNALLDGRIVSPGTLAEMIRPRFDVPSEHKRYGMGLWLGRRNSSLILEGYDAGASFRSTRIPETRTTVTVLGNSSEGAWPVIYALADAMDGTVRGKFPDET from the coding sequence GTGAACGAGAACGATGTCGGCGACTACCTTGACGAGGAGGGCGACGGCGAGATCGACGACTACATCTTCTCGCTGCCACTGCATGTGCTCGCCGAGACCGAGGCGTTCCTGCCCGCCCTCGACGGCTTCCCGCAGAAGTTCCCGCCCGGCGAGCGATTCTCCTATTGCAATGGCGGGTACGTGGTGCTCGCGCTCATCGCGGAGCGCGTCAGCGGCCGCGACTTCCATGAACTGGTCCAGACGGAAGTCTGCGACCGGGCGGGACTCACCGGCTCCGCGTTCCTCCGCTCCGACGACCTCCCTGGGGATGCCGCGCTCGGCTACTTGGACGAGGAGGGCAACCGCACGAACGTGCTGCACCTCCCGGTACGGGGCAACGGCGACGGCGGGATGTACTTCACCGCCGACGACCTGCACCGGTTCTGGAACGCACTGCTGGACGGCCGGATCGTGTCGCCGGGCACACTCGCAGAGATGATTCGTCCCCGCTTCGACGTGCCGTCAGAGCACAAGCGGTACGGGATGGGGCTGTGGCTCGGTCGCCGCAATTCCTCGCTGATCCTCGAGGGCTACGACGCCGGCGCCTCATTCCGGTCCACGCGCATCCCCGAGACCCGCACGACGGTCACCGTGCTCGGCAACAGCTCGGAGGGCGCCTGGCCGGTGATCTACGCCCTGGCGGACGCCATGGACGGGACCGTCCGCGGGAAGTTCCCGGACGAGACCTGA